tgactgtgtgacaggGGAAAGTGCTGCAGAGGAAAGGCATATACGCTGGTGTTTGGTTGGGCATGGAGACTGCTATCATCTTCCTTCtggcaaagaagaagaagaaaagcccACAAACATTCCCTCATCCATTCTCTTTCTCCTCCTTATTCTCTATCTTGCACTCGCTGTTCAgcgttctccctctctctttctgtatCACTTACAAAGGCAGCCGTTTCCTCCAAAATGAGGCCACGTACGTTAGGTATGCAAATGAAATCACTGCTCGTGGATTAGAATGGGACACCATATACCCTAAATCATGATTGTCAATCATGGCTGGGGATTAAGGGATACGGGCTCACAGACCTAAAAAAAGCAACATTTCCCCCCTCAGGCAGATCCCCATTGTGAGGAGCTCTGAGGAAGAGAGGGCTCCACGGGGGAGCAGAGCAACTCTGGAGCACGAGTGCCCCCTTCTGTCTGATGTTCAGCGCACCATTTCATCATCAAACAGCAGCCAgtctgaacagaaatagaggCTGGCACACACGAGCCTTTTCATTTACATTCAGTGTAGCCGCAGGCAAAAGCTTGATTAGACAAATGCACATGCTTTAGTGATGCAGTGTTTCATCTTCggtggaggagagagagaactcaTTTGTGTCTCTGGCATGTGTGCAGGCTTGGTTCAACATCAGTGGGTTAGGAGGGCCATAGGCCGTACAAACAACCAGATGTTTGTTTGCCCTGTGAGTGAATGTGTTAGGCACTGAAGTCCCTTAACCAGCAGAATCAATTTGTTCTCTATACTGTTACTGTGGGATTTTAATATGTTGTGTATGCATTTTCATGTAGTTGTACATCTGCCAATATGACAGTCAGTGGGTGTGTGTTGCAGGGTTTTAAATATGCATGTATATTATATCATTAcaacaatataaatatatactttGTTTCTGTATATTTCTGCTGCTACTACTTCACATCATTATTAATTGTAACAACGAGTGGTTCAcgttaatcattataataatagCTAATTAAATAGGCCTAATATGTGGTAAATCAGGGCCCATATTTCATATTTGGGAGGCAGTGCAGCtcctcacacagagacatgtTCAGTGGATTGTGTGTGCAGACCCTGGAGCCCTCAGCTAGAGTGCCAGTCTGTTCCTGTGGAGCAGTCAACCAGACAGACCCAGCCAAGAGAGCAAGGCACAGGCACCGGGCCAGGAAATAGCAGTGGAAAACACTCCACTATGGCAGAGAATTAATAGTGTTCTTATAGGAGAGAAGGCGTGGGGGAGGGTGAAAAAGAAAAGGACAAGCACAGTAGTTGAGGATCATCAAAACGACGGTTGTGTGATTGCAGGAATCAAGGGAGAGTTTCTTTAAGCCCCATCAGACGAGACCTTGGTAATGAGGAAAGTGAGCAAAGGAGGAGAGTTGGCACCGGTCACATCCTGCACAGTGCAGCGCCCGGCTGCCCAAGACTGAAGGTGGCGCCGCACCTGTGCCATTTTGGCCCCGGCATCGTATGGGCAGGAGGTCAAGGCCAGGGCAACATCTGCAGCACATCAGAGGGCCTGGCTCTGTGCCCTGAAGGACTCCCACTGAGAAACCCTTAAGAATTGATTTGAAGGGACCATGGAGTTTATTCACTAATATCAACTCACCTGCAGTATTATTATCAATATTTATACTCTGATGTTTCTTTAATAATCAAACAGTTGCATTATTCGTAAATGCATAATAATGTTTGAAAATAGTAAGAGTTATCCTGCTGAGAGCATTAGGCTCTGCAGAGTGTCTAGTCACAATTACCTGACTATTTTTAACAGGGGGATCCTTAATTCCctccctgtctgtctgctgcGGCAGCGAGACCACCTGAGTCATCTTTCCGATGGAGTGTAAAATAAACCACAGAAATTGATAGGAGCCGCCAGCACACTAAAGAGCAAATCATTATGCATCATTAGGTGAAGATTTAGTTGCAACGTGTTTAGCAGGAATTAAGCAAAGCTGTTGTTGACATGGATTGACTGCTGTAATGCTTTATTGTCAGTGCTCCAGGAGGCAGAGGGAGGGCCGGCCTAGTTGGGGTAGCAGCAATGTGCCGAAAGCAAGGATTTGTGGGATGTTGGAGGACTAGCAGGGCGTGCAGAACGAGTGGAAAGACAGGACAGCATGGTTGATGGTTTGGCAGAGGAGACAAAGGGAGGGAGATGCATGGAAAGGGGAAACAAATGAGGGTGTCTGTGGTCAGTGGAACAATGGATTGAGCTGCAGAATTTCAACACTTGAATCTTAACTTGAATATGGATGTGAACACGCTTTTACACTCACATGAAAAGGGTCTGTTTAAATCTAGAAATGTAAGTTTAAATCATACAAAATGTGTATTTGATGTGTTATTGTATATTGAAAAGATAGTAAGACGAAGTTCAGTAGAGTAACTTATATATCGACATACTGAACGCTTAACTTTAAGAATTCATGCTTTAGTGAGTGCAAAGGTACTCATTTAGGGCTGCTGATCACTGTTTGTAGGAAGTTTTCTTAGCATGTACATTTATACCTCGGCTCGGTGTTTAATGAGGGTTATTGTCTTTACAGGATGTGCACGAGTCACACTCCTGCAGCAAGAAACAACCTCAACGAGAAGTACAATCAAAGGTGGAACATGAACAACTTGTCCATGGTCAGTTCAACACAACAGATACGTTTCCCCTCCTGTCCTCACGCCCCTGTGTTTGTGTGAATGTGTCTGAATGTGTATGCAAGAGCTGCTCAAACCCACGAGTAGGAGAGGACAGTCTTATCCAGCTCTCCAGTGTTGACAGTATTACTAATCCCCTCCACCTGCTCAAACACCCACCCCAAAAAACACATCCCTCCCCCTCTCCCATGTGCCTGCGCTGGGAGTCCCTGGGGCCCGGCTGCGCCTCTGCCTCCGTCTCCGCAGCAGTTATCGTGCCCGGCCCGGCTCCGCTCCCCCAACCCCTTCCTGCGCCACGCACATTAATCGCCgcaaaaacaaatagttttCAAATGTTTGGAAAAGACCCATTGTTTGCATCAGGGCCTAACAAAATAATTTTTACAAGCTATCCAGTTGTGATTAGGGTAGCGAGAATTGAATTTATGTGGCAttgataatattaatattagccTAATTAATTATGTTATTTGAATTTGCACAGCACTGTGTGTACCTTCTACACAACACTAACCAGCCGGAGCTGGAACTGAGCTCTCGGGCGTCTCCATCTCCCCGGCTCTCCCCCAGTCCATGACTACTGCACACAATTCATCAACTCGTAGATATCTAATCCCCTCTGGCTCTGCTCACTTCCTGAAGTCTAAGAAAGAACTTTACTCTGGAGGCAAGAATTCCCATGAATACTTGATGACTTCTATAGAAGCGAAGACTGTTTCATCTCACTTTGAAAGTGACATTCGCGCAGAGGAACTGGCCAAACTTTCAACTCACAGCTCCCAAATTTATTGAGGAAGTTCAGAAGAGggacaataataataaaatgcaaCATCTTTTCAATGAGTCGTCACTAATTAAAGTAAACAGCTGTAGGAGACAGTTTCAGGCATCAAGGACACGATCGGCCCTCTTTTCTTAAGTGCAGAAGACAGTGACTGAGATCAAATAAAGCCCCGTGTGAAGAAGTCCCCTCTAGTTTGTTTCCTTAATCAGCAAAGGGGCAACATTGTAATGTCCCCTGACCCAGAAACACTGCCGATCCAGCCAACAATGTCTTTGGACTGTGTGCAATGCTGGATGAGCAGGTGTTGATCTGTGCAATTACAGTGACACATACCCACTGACCCATCACACCAGTCATCTTAGCCTAAGAGGGGACCACCCAGACCTCCAGAGAGATTCTCAGACCTGCTAATAGTTCAGATCACACTTCTCAGTGATGGCCTCTTGACCTCGACTTTGTGGTCAGAAGTCAAAGGTTACATAGGTGGTCATGTGTCTCTTGTAGCCAGACAGAGCTCTATGTCTCATGCTTGGTGGGGTTGTGTCTGTCAGGTCCCCTACACTTCATCCAGAGGGGTAGCTGTTCCCCACACAGGCCTGAGGTGTGACGCCACAGCATCAGTGTTGACTCTTTACAGCAGCTTCAGGGAGGTTTTCTGTGCACAATTGCAGCCACAGCATTTATATATTTGGCACAATCAAAAACAAGTTTCCTTTTTACATAAGCACAGAAATTGATTATGTCCATTTACTTAGATTATGGCAGAAATGTTATCCATGTGCATTGGTGTTGGATtagtatttaaaaacaaatgaaaTTGTAATTCAATAGACATTTAAATTTCATCCGCTTGGAGAATTTAACaatgaaaaaaaaagataaaatgcACATTTCCCACATTCAAGGAGCAGTAGCCTTCGTCTCCATGGTGTCCAAAGCAACCCCGCAATAGTCTGTATACCGGGGCCGGGCTGATGCGTCCTCTGCAGCAGGGATGGGTGTCTTCAAGGTGCATTGTTTCATCAAAGCATGGTTAACTGGACGGAGGGCAGCGCGGTGATGAACCAGTCATTAACTGAAGTGTCGGCCCAGTCTGGAGGAACGGTAGTCCACTCTGAGCTGGACGAAGGCGTGCAGGAGGTTTCGGTCCAGGTTGGTGAGCTGCTCACCTGAACACACCTGCTTCAGGTTGTCAGGGGCAACAACCAGGAGGTTACAGAGGGCGTGGAGCGTGTCGAAGAGCTGCAGCACCAGAGGGACCTGGAGGACAGACAAGCACACACACCTATTAGACCTCCTTACTATTCTACACGCGAGGCTGTCATGACAACATATATTAATAgtttactttatttattaatCTAGCTCCGGACCTTAATCCTGTGGTGTGGAGCACAATACAAAATctataataatatcaaaacaatggcaTGGATTTAAACTATATTTGAATATGTCTAATCTAATATCCATTTGTCCATAGCCACAGTGATGAAAACATGTTCTCCATCTTCTGCTTTTACTTGGATGTAATGTGTTATGATTGGCCATTAATTGTTTAACAAAGAAATAAAAGTTATTTAtcaaagaaatatttaaaagtTTAATCTTTTCTGTCAAATATAATTATAAATCATCACCCTTTAACTGCTGTTGTCACAAAGAAAATAATTGGACGCCAACATCCTCAGGTTGACAGTTTCTAAACTTACTTACTTTGTGTAAAACTACCAAACCTTACGAGCGTTCACCTGAATCGACCTAACCATTTAAATGTAATGACAAACATAATGAGGGTCTGTCAGAGGATCCACGCAGTGTATCCTGGACCTATGCCCCCCCGCTCACCCTGAATTCCTTGGCGGAGCGTCGGTACTCCGCCACGTCGCAGATGGCCAGCATGCCTCCCATGGAGCTGTAGCTGTACTGCTGCAGGTGCTCGTGGATCAGCCGGTGGAAACGAACGCCCAGCTCCGTCAGCACCGTGTCCACATTTTTCCCATCCATGGACTTTCGTACGTGCTCCACCTGCCGACTGACGTAGGCGCACACCTTGGAGCAGGCCTGCcgggcggacacacacacagagacacatggaAAATGTGCTGACCAGAGGCAAAACAACTATTCAAAACATTCAAAGATAAACAAATCagcaaaatgcatttcctgatttGCTTTGCATGAGAGCTCAGTAGTGCACGCAGAGGCCTTGTATCTCTTACTGTAGTGTACTGGATCATCACGTTGTTCTCGTCTTCGGGCCTAAAATCAGTCTTCTTCTGCTCTGTTGTCAAGATGTGCTTCATTTGTCCCACCATACAGTTTGTCGTTCTGTACATCAGAAGAATACAttgggaaatatttgtattatgggTTTCTGTTGGCACATAGGAAACATAAGTAAGCGCAACTTATACACATACTGACCTGTCGATCCCTGTGTCCAGTTTCACTTCCATCTGTTCAATCACctctttcttcttctgcagGCACTCTGCCAACTTTGGAGATGAGCTGGAgacagattaaaaaaaagagACAGTGGTCTTTGAATGACCAACATCTGGGGAGCATACATGATTTTAAGCTTTGACTAAGAGCTGACCTTATTAGAGGCATGAGCTGGTCATTAAACTGCTTGTCAAACAAGTGGAAGATAGAGTTCGCCTGTTGAACCACATCCAGGAAGTACAGGTTGGCATTTTTGGCATCTGATGAGGGAATCGCTGTAGATCAAagagaagagggggggggggggggggaatcacAAAAAGAAACCAAAAGCTAGGTGGAAGGATGGATCAATGTGATTTACACAGGGCAGAAAACCACTGTACAAAAACATTCATAGCAATGTTCTGCTTCAGTTGTTGGCAGTGCGGATGTGTTTGTATTTACTGCTGACCCTGTACATTGCTTTCCAGTTGTACATCATGTGTTCATGTAAGACATGATCAATCGTGCTGTGATTAGAATATCAAACAACCTTGCATAGAGAATGATGTTGTAAACTCTTTTGTTGGCTGTTTGGATGGAAATGTCGCCGATCAGTTCAAACGATCTACCTAAATGCTTGGCCTTATCGAGAAAGGAAAATGCAGTGTGGCCTTTGGGTTCGGTGAAGGTCTTTGTGGCCTGCATCCCTAACACAAATCCACTCCCTGGTTTAGCACACAGCCAAGTTAGCATTAacatgaaaaatatatatatctttttgaAATCATCTGAATCTGATGTACCTGAGAGGCCAATCTCCAGGGCGTAGTCGATGTGCTCCACACACAGATGGTCAACCAGCAGCAGGAAGATTACAAATGCGTTCTTGGGCAGGTCTGAAGGATCTGAAAGCTGTCACAAACAGAAAGAAAGGGAACAGAGTCAGATATTCTAGCCCACAGGGTGGTCCGTTTGGATCGGCTTTTATCAGTCTTTTCATTAGCCTTACCCTGTTGCATCTCTCAAAGGCATGTCGCGTCTCCTGCAGCAGGTTGACAACGagctctggggacaggaaggtCTCCCCATGGGTGTCAATGATAGGGCCGAGTGGGAGGTTGGTGCGCTGTCTGATCCGCTCCTTCAGCTCTTGAATACTGTGGAAAGACACAGAGGATGGTTGTTTTGTTACACAATGTCTTATCCTTTTGCAAAACGTACTTAAATAAATCAATTTGGATGTGGGGGGGAAAAAGTTAGATTAAAATCTGACCTGCCGGTGCCAATAAGGCGTTTCTGGTGATTCTTGGAGTCGTAGTAGCGCTGCAGAATCATGGCACCTCGAGTGCGAAGGTAATCCCTCTCCATGTCAATGTAGCTTTCCAGGTACGAGGAGAAGATGCTCTTTATCAGCTTGGACAGGAAAGTGTGCTTGTCTGAGCCCAGGTTGAACTCTGTCAGCTTGGTGGCCAATGCTGTACTCCTGGAAAACATAAAAGTGTGTAACATTGTTAGCATTTATGGTTATGTGTAGAAAGGAAGTGAATCAAGTCATATGCGAGCAAGGCAAATACCTGGAGTAAAGGTCATAGAGGTTCTTGAGGTACTGTTCCATATCAGAGTGGCGTGTCTCATCCAGCTTTTCCTTAACATGGGCCTGCAGACGCAAAGGTGATGAATACAACAGGACAAATAAGGCATGTCGAAATAAAAGTGAACAAATGAGAAGTATTGAAAATACCTGGAGTTTGTTTTCAAAGATGTTCTGGATGAGTTTGGCCATCACAGTCTCAGGGCTGCTGAAGACCTCGCCCACCTGCTTGTTGACCCTCTGGCAGAGGACTGCAGTGTCCTCAAACACATCATTCCTCAGGTAGGCCCCCTGCGGAGACAAACAAAGGGTTAACCAGGAGTCTGAGGGTGATAGTAACTGGAAAACGAGAAAAAAGTGGAATGTTATCTGTCAGGAGAAACCTTGTACACTCACCTCCTGACACTGCTTGATGTAGACGTCCACACAGTATGCATAGCCCTGAAACAAAAAGACCAAGAAGTTACTTTTCTGCAATTGCCGTAAGAATAGCTTGTTAGAACACTATATAATGTATGACGCGAGTGACTATCCCAATAATATAAGACCAATTAAATGTGGTCTAAAAATAAAACCTAGACATCCAATGTGATTCTTTCAGGTCACCTTGAAATGTAATAGAACCGCTGCCACCTCCCGCATACGTCCAATCTCACCCCTGCGCTGGGCAGCTGTGAACTCCTGGATTAACTGCCTCTCCAGGTCATGGTACTTACCTGGGTAGAATCACAAAGAAAGAAATAATCAGTTTTGGTAGCCAACATCTAATGTACGTGTATGTAATGGGAACATGAGgagttttttttaaaaccaAACTTACTTGCAATTTTTGCCTTGACATCAGCAAATCTGTCAGAGGAAAACAAAGTCAGTACTTTTCATTTctataaatatataatgaatctgAATAAAAGGCTTGAATGCTCGATATGTACTGCGTTGGGCTTACACTGCGAGGAATAGTCTACATCGCTAATACACCACCTTCCCCTTGTATGACAGTGCTCTTGTCTAAAGCTGCCTGCAGGATGCCTGACTGACCTGTCGAATGGCAGCTCCTGGGCAATGAGATGCAGCTTCTGAATGATATCAGCAGCCTCCTTAATCTGGGGGATAGagagaatgagagagagagagagagagagtcaggTGAGGCGAAAAGGGAGACAGAGCACTACAGGACCATGAGAGGTGGACACCCAGACAGAAAGCTGGCAGGCCGCCGGTGGTCTCTCCACCTGGGGGGATCATCATTTCAGAGCtgccctcctccacctccccatGTTGAACAGAGAGCTGATAGCAGGCAGGCGGCGCTCACCTGGGCATCgggagcagcagcagtcctGACTTAGCAGCACATCCAACTCTATATTGGCATGCCTTTTCTGAATGGGCTGTAATCCCACAGGAGTCTAAATCGCCTTCAATAATCTGTCCGGCCAGGGATATCTGTCTTAAAAAAAGGGGGCCCACACACTGGCTGAAAAAAGCACCAGACCCACGAAAGGCCCGCCGTCCGCAACTCCTCTGTTCCCGCAGATGCCTGCCTCAGCTAACATCATTACCCTGCTCCCGTGAGGAGGATCCAGCCTTTCTGCTCGGCGAAGGTTTTCTAAGTATCTGTCCCCCAGCTAAGATTAGCTAAATCCCATGTAAGTAATGTAGCCGTCTCCCTGCAGTCAGGGTTTAGCAGCACTTGTCTCCACGCTGGCGGCCCAGCCCTCCCTTTCAGAAGGATTAGCAAAGCCATCCCCCTTCAGCTATTCACTTGCAGCTTTCCTCTTTTCCCCTCGTCTGGAGGTATGCTCAGGAAAATGAATCTGGCCAGATATTTCTGCGTGCCTCTTCGGAAAAACTAGCTCCATCTCCAGCTCTCGTCTCTGGGATTGACCCCCAGACTCGCTGCTCTGCATCAATTTATGATGTTGCAACGAGCAGGACTTAATCTAAAGCATCCCAATCTCCCTGCTGTCACTTCAAAACTGCAAAATCAAACTTTCAGCGGTCTCTTGTCTAACATTAACATGGTCCCTGTGTAGGCAGGAACTTAGTAAAAGTGTGCATCTCATCTTCCTGCACGCATGTTATCACCGCCCTTACATGGACCATAATGCCACAAGCTATTCGCTGCTGTAATGCGACACAAAGCTGAGACCAAGCAAATTCTCGCTCCCAGACAACCTTCTTGAAATGCAATTAGGGTTGACATGAGCATGTTGACATCCATGCTAGTCAATCAGCCAGCTATTGTCAGACAGCAAATGGCAGTTTAATAATCCAAATTAGCTAAGGGATCCAACTAAAGGGATAAACTTGACAAATGAATATGGATGGTTAACCTCATAATCCTGTTCCTTCTCACCTCCAGCAGTGTCACAGCGGGGGTCCGCGTCAGtggtcacacacacatccccacCTCCAGTGAAGTGAATAGAAAGCAGATAACTCACCTTGTCTGGGTTATTGAAGACGTCGCTGCGTAGGTCTCCGTCCAGGAACTCGTTGAAGTATGTCATCAGACGCTGAGCTTCCACGGCCCGCTGCCGAGGCGTGTTCACCCCCTCCAGCTGGTCGCCAAGGTGACAAACCTTGGTCGCCACATAGCTGATATGCTCATCGAGCTCCTGGAAATGCTGGAAGGCCACCTGAAATGACAAAGAGCAAAAGGAATGTCAAAAGAGGTAACTATGTAATGTGGTGAATCAATAAAAAAATCTAAAGCTCAAAGACTTTCAGGTATTTCTATGACCATATAACACACCTGGTTGCTTCTCTGCAAGTCTTGCACTTTGTGGGCAAATTCCTTGGCCTCGCGGTGACACTGATGCTCGAGCTTCTCCACCCGCCGCTGGATCTTCTCATCCAACTGCTTCAGCTCCTCTATGTGGTTCTCAAATTCTTCCAACAGCCTATCACAGAGGAAAGGAAGACTGTATATTAGCACTCCACAGTGGTCTTATAACATACACTAAAggtaaaacacacaaaaaactcTCCATCTCTGAAGGAGTAATTAAGTAGCACAAGGTTACATCTGTCCTACTGACCTCACAGTTACAGTTATAGTTAGTTACAGAACAGTGTCGGAGGCTTAATTCCCGGGGCCCCAGACTTAAGAAGCAACTTCGTCAGCTGCATTTTAAGTGCCATCAGGACTGCAGAGCAAATGTTCTAAGTCAGCACCACATTTCACAGAGTAGGAAACATCCCAAAATGATGAGTGTATAATCTCTTGACTAATTCCTTCAGCACTGGCTATAGCTTAAAGACATCTCCCATCCCTTCCCAATAGACACTCATTCCCTGGCTGGTGACTCACAGTATGGTGGCCTCCACAGATACGTTGTCTCTGACTCCTCGCTAAGAGCTTCCGAGAGGTGGTGGCAACAGTTTTGTGGAGGAAGTAGATAAGGCAGGATGGATCCACAGTGAGTTAAACTGTTTGTGGCATTTTTGCTTACAGGAAATAACTCGGTCCCCAAGTGTAAACATAACAACAAGCTGTGGAAAATACCATGAAACTAAATCGTCAACATAGatattttctgtttttttcCTACCCAACCATCAAAAACACTTAATTAGCATAGAAGAGATCAAGATGATCTTTAAGTGCAGGTGTATTAAGTTGGTATGAAGTTGTTTTAAGGAAAACTTAATTTATATTAAGATGTTCAACTTTGAACACATCTAATTATTCAAAGTATTATGTTTGGAAACTACATTATTGCTCTTAACCCTTTTAAAACATGCCAAGAAGTGCACACAACAGCTAAAGAAAAAAGAGGCTGGTTAGGAAAGAGTGCATTATCATATGAATAGAACGTAAAATAAACGTGAGATAGATTTTCTGTTAGATTGATTCTATGACACAATATAGGAAGAATATCTTAATGTCAACATCAGCGACATTTTTCAAAGAGGGGTGTATTACATTGTGGAACAGGACAGGTCGTACTTATGAGAGATGATAAACTGTGGTACACTGTTAGCAGACACTAGTGGAAAAGCTTAATTGCCCTTTAATAAGgttttattatttacattacaAAGCATCCATTTTATGTAAAATGAGTTAGTCACTATTAGAGTTGCAAAGGGGCGGAAAGTTTCCGGAAGgtttccatgggaagttaagctggggaattttggaaatattcgatgcaaaattaaacaaaaaacatgacatttcaatagatgacattttttttttttaaagtagaacagaacaagttttaattattctattgaacaattatttgtttcattgaagaacgaaaacaggaatgttgagttaaaaaatgaacaaaaatgcaccccccatccaaaaatccccacaaagtctcattcaaaatgttaaatgaaaagagcCCTTCTCCCTCCAAAAAGTTCCATTAAACAAAAGCAAATCTTCCTTCAAGCAATCCTCTGCATTTTTGCTTAAACCCTTTCAGTCAATGGgctcttcctgggcctcatCAACATCCAACTCTTCCTCTGCAGTGTCACTGTCCAGCCTTGTTGAGGATGGCTCTGTGTCCGGATCAGAGAGCCTTAGGTTTGCCCGAATGCCAACCAGTTTTTCCACTCGTTTATTCCCGTTAattcccatggaaagtttccatctttgaaaattcccggaatTTTGCAACCCTAGTCACCATCATATTATTAATTCAACTAAACTGGATTGATTTATATGGTATTGTGTAAAATTACTCTTTAAAATGTGACACAGCAAAAATGTGATTAGGAACCCAGTTGACATATGTCAATGCTGTTCTTCAACTTGTCACCACAGGGTTAAACCTAGAGAATGGTATTTTACAGTTACTGCTGATTCCTATACTCAGGGGAAGCAAGATGTGTACAGTAAATGCGAATACCTTTTGGGGTCAAATGCTTCAGCTCCTCCTTTGGAGCCCCCTCCAGGTGTCCTCCATGCTAACCTCTCGATGTACTCATCTGCATCAAAGGGCTCCTGGGGGGGAGAGGAAGTGATGAATGTACTGAGGAATACCTC
The sequence above is drawn from the Pseudochaenichthys georgianus chromosome 22, fPseGeo1.2, whole genome shotgun sequence genome and encodes:
- the exoc5 gene encoding exocyst complex component 5; this translates as MATTAQLFEEPFDADEYIERLAWRTPGGGSKGGAEAFDPKRLLEEFENHIEELKQLDEKIQRRVEKLEHQCHREAKEFAHKVQDLQRSNQVAFQHFQELDEHISYVATKVCHLGDQLEGVNTPRQRAVEAQRLMTYFNEFLDGDLRSDVFNNPDKIKEAADIIQKLHLIAQELPFDRFADVKAKIASKYHDLERQLIQEFTAAQRRGEIGRMREVAAVLLHFKGYAYCVDVYIKQCQEGAYLRNDVFEDTAVLCQRVNKQVGEVFSSPETVMAKLIQNIFENKLQAHVKEKLDETRHSDMEQYLKNLYDLYSRSTALATKLTEFNLGSDKHTFLSKLIKSIFSSYLESYIDMERDYLRTRGAMILQRYYDSKNHQKRLIGTGSIQELKERIRQRTNLPLGPIIDTHGETFLSPELVVNLLQETRHAFERCNRLSDPSDLPKNAFVIFLLLVDHLCVEHIDYALEIGLSAIPSSDAKNANLYFLDVVQQANSIFHLFDKQFNDQLMPLISSSPKLAECLQKKKEVIEQMEVKLDTGIDRTTNCMVGQMKHILTTEQKKTDFRPEDENNVMIQYTTACSKVCAYVSRQVEHVRKSMDGKNVDTVLTELGVRFHRLIHEHLQQYSYSSMGGMLAICDVAEYRRSAKEFRVPLVLQLFDTLHALCNLLVVAPDNLKQVCSGEQLTNLDRNLLHAFVQLRVDYRSSRLGRHFS